The proteins below are encoded in one region of Ignavibacteriota bacterium:
- the ligA gene encoding NAD-dependent DNA ligase LigA — protein sequence MASKARQQEYAGLCRAIAEHDYRYYALADPAISDEGYDTLMRRVAQLEEEYPELRGPDSPTQRVGGGITKEFPTVQHAVPMLSLANTYSEADLRDFHRRVTEALGHDDVAYHAELKIDGVAVSLQYEDGLLVRGATRGDGTQGDEITANIRTVRGLPFRVLSGPLAGARFEARGEVYMDAHSFERLNTERERDGEKLFANPRNSAAGSLKMQDSALVAARGLRIFVYSLLGVEGAIHSQDAAFAALREAGFPVNPHARLCAGVGELLAFIDEWEAGRDTLPYDIDGVVIKVNEFALQDKLGAIAKSPRWAIAYKFTARKASTVLRGITFQVGRTGAVTPVAELEPVPLAGSTISRATLHNEDFVRQLDLHIGDRVFIEKGGDVIPKVSGVDTEARPPEAEPFVFTRECPSCGTGLYRAEGDAAWFCGNPVCPAQVRARIEHFASRAAMDIEGLGEAVVDTLVARGLLDSFADLYDLYEHRAELEAIDRFGEKSVARLLDGIEASKSRPFDRVLYAIGIRFVGEGTARLLARALPSFELLRAADAVTLAAVPGVGPRIADSIVRYFADPHSRALVDRLIARGVTAEADTQDAVLDPFFAGRTFVLTGTLTRFTRDEARAEIERRGGKVSGSVSARTAHVIAGAEAGSKLDKALALGIPVLTEEEFLSRIT from the coding sequence GTGGCCTCCAAGGCGAGACAGCAGGAATACGCCGGCCTCTGCCGCGCCATCGCGGAACACGACTACCGCTACTACGCGCTCGCGGATCCGGCAATCAGCGACGAGGGGTACGACACGCTGATGCGCCGTGTCGCACAACTCGAGGAGGAGTATCCGGAACTGCGCGGTCCCGACTCGCCGACGCAGCGCGTCGGAGGCGGCATCACGAAGGAGTTTCCCACGGTACAACATGCCGTCCCGATGTTGAGCCTGGCGAACACATATTCCGAAGCCGATTTGCGCGACTTCCATCGCCGGGTGACCGAGGCGCTGGGACACGACGACGTGGCGTATCATGCCGAACTGAAAATCGACGGCGTCGCCGTGTCGCTGCAGTACGAAGACGGCCTGCTGGTACGCGGCGCCACCCGCGGCGACGGGACACAGGGAGACGAGATCACCGCGAATATTCGCACGGTGCGCGGCCTCCCCTTCCGCGTCCTTTCCGGCCCCCTCGCGGGTGCACGATTTGAAGCGCGCGGCGAAGTGTACATGGACGCGCACTCCTTCGAGCGTCTCAATACCGAGCGCGAGCGCGACGGCGAGAAGCTCTTTGCAAATCCGCGCAACTCGGCGGCCGGCTCATTAAAGATGCAGGACTCGGCCCTCGTCGCGGCGCGCGGGCTTCGCATTTTTGTCTACTCCCTGCTTGGTGTCGAAGGCGCCATACACAGCCAGGACGCCGCATTCGCCGCGCTTCGCGAGGCGGGATTCCCGGTCAATCCTCACGCGCGCCTCTGCGCCGGCGTAGGGGAACTGCTGGCCTTTATTGATGAATGGGAGGCCGGGCGTGATACTCTACCCTACGACATCGACGGGGTGGTGATTAAAGTGAACGAATTCGCGCTGCAGGACAAACTCGGCGCCATCGCCAAGAGTCCGCGTTGGGCAATCGCGTACAAGTTCACCGCGAGGAAGGCGTCCACCGTGTTACGCGGCATCACGTTCCAGGTGGGGCGCACAGGTGCAGTGACACCCGTGGCGGAACTCGAGCCGGTCCCGCTCGCGGGTTCCACCATCAGCCGTGCAACACTGCACAACGAGGACTTCGTCCGCCAGCTCGACCTGCACATCGGCGACCGTGTGTTCATCGAAAAAGGCGGCGACGTCATTCCCAAGGTAAGCGGCGTCGACACCGAGGCGCGACCGCCGGAAGCGGAACCGTTCGTATTCACACGGGAGTGTCCCTCCTGCGGCACCGGCCTGTACCGCGCCGAGGGTGACGCCGCCTGGTTCTGCGGGAATCCCGTTTGCCCCGCGCAGGTGCGCGCGCGCATCGAACATTTTGCATCCCGCGCCGCGATGGACATCGAGGGTCTCGGCGAGGCCGTTGTTGACACACTCGTGGCACGCGGACTGCTCGATTCGTTCGCCGACCTCTACGATTTGTACGAACACCGGGCAGAGCTCGAAGCCATCGACCGCTTCGGCGAAAAAAGCGTCGCACGATTGCTCGACGGCATCGAGGCCAGCAAGAGCAGACCCTTCGACCGCGTGTTGTACGCGATCGGGATCCGCTTCGTCGGCGAGGGCACGGCACGTCTGCTTGCGCGCGCGCTGCCCTCCTTCGAGCTGCTTCGCGCGGCCGACGCGGTGACACTCGCGGCGGTGCCCGGCGTGGGGCCGCGAATAGCGGACAGCATTGTCCGATACTTCGCCGATCCGCATTCACGCGCCCTCGTCGACCGGCTGATCGCGCGCGGCGTGACGGCGGAGGCCGACACGCAGGACGCGGTGCTGGATCCTTTCTTCGCGGGTCGTACTTTCGTGCTGACGGGCACGCTCACGCGATTCACCCGCGACGAGGCCCGTGCCGAGATCGAGCGCCGCGGAGGCAAGGTGTCGGGCAGCGTCAGCGCGCGCACCGCGCATGTGATCGCGGGAGCCGAGGCAGGTTCGAAACTCGACAAGGCGCTGGCCCTCGGCATCCCCGTACTGACTGAAGAAGAATTCCTTTCGCGTATAACCTGA
- a CDS encoding DUF4115 domain-containing protein, protein MLEFGASLRKAREASGVTLDEIYEQTRINMRHLRAIEAGDFPSVPQTYVRAFIREYARMVGLDEEETLQHYNDEAEREKGIPKPPDVLDNSNILPHLDDTIEIITPGSVTPRHVEVQGRAEVETQEPFVAPVRVSEAAQGAASVVDISNTAAKSPETTPVLSPTKPPAEKSAPEQTPPPATESSDPSADVTVIPPPSSAGPPKQSESSSAEHEKTPDATIPASRSHASQVRDTFSGRETSAAGASLKRPSVYDTKPPIPGEATPRPQKAEPTPATKTKTTPVTAAPPKAGTDVSTRGAALTGIAILIALLAIASYFYFRTDVSDTSSQMDSTAIKESLQAGRFIDSSLTTMPDPVLPPIDTATIATAPTETRDDERGRVKEDSLVLEAISNAPVWFSVKMDTTRTERGNMSSNEHRVWRARDRFVLTLGDAGAITFFLNGKQLPALGDEGAVIKNVTISRRNLSAPD, encoded by the coding sequence ATGCTTGAATTCGGCGCATCACTGCGCAAGGCGCGAGAAGCTTCCGGCGTGACGCTCGATGAAATCTACGAGCAGACCCGGATCAACATGCGCCATTTGCGGGCCATCGAGGCGGGAGATTTCCCCTCGGTGCCGCAGACATACGTACGTGCGTTCATCCGCGAGTACGCGCGTATGGTGGGACTCGACGAGGAAGAGACGCTGCAGCACTACAACGATGAAGCCGAGCGGGAGAAAGGAATACCAAAACCGCCGGATGTGCTCGACAATTCGAACATCCTCCCGCATCTCGATGACACGATCGAGATCATAACGCCGGGCTCGGTGACACCCCGTCATGTCGAGGTGCAGGGCCGAGCGGAAGTGGAAACACAGGAGCCGTTCGTCGCACCAGTACGCGTATCCGAGGCCGCGCAGGGCGCCGCGTCCGTGGTGGACATCAGTAATACCGCGGCAAAATCTCCCGAAACCACCCCCGTTTTATCACCGACGAAACCGCCCGCAGAAAAATCCGCACCCGAACAGACTCCCCCACCCGCGACCGAATCGTCCGACCCATCGGCCGATGTGACCGTGATCCCCCCACCTTCAAGCGCCGGGCCTCCGAAGCAGTCCGAGTCGAGCAGCGCCGAGCACGAGAAGACTCCCGATGCGACAATACCGGCGTCGCGTTCTCATGCCTCGCAGGTGCGCGATACATTTTCGGGACGGGAAACATCCGCGGCGGGCGCGTCCTTAAAACGTCCGAGTGTGTACGACACAAAACCGCCGATACCCGGGGAGGCCACGCCGCGTCCCCAGAAGGCGGAGCCCACCCCAGCGACGAAAACCAAAACGACGCCCGTCACCGCGGCTCCCCCGAAAGCCGGCACCGATGTATCGACACGCGGTGCGGCGCTCACAGGGATCGCGATACTCATCGCGCTGCTCGCCATCGCGTCCTACTTCTATTTTCGGACCGATGTGTCCGATACCTCGTCGCAGATGGATTCCACTGCGATCAAAGAGAGTCTGCAGGCCGGGCGATTTATCGATTCGTCCCTGACCACCATGCCCGATCCGGTGCTGCCTCCGATCGACACGGCGACAATCGCAACCGCGCCGACCGAGACGCGTGACGACGAGCGGGGCCGCGTGAAGGAGGACAGTCTCGTGCTCGAGGCGATATCCAACGCGCCCGTGTGGTTTTCCGTAAAGATGGACACGACACGCACCGAACGTGGCAACATGAGCAGCAACGAACACAGGGTCTGGCGCGCGCGCGACCGTTTCGTTCTCACGCTCGGCGACGCGGGAGCGATCACGTTCTTTTTGAACGGTAAGCAGTTGCCCGCACTCGGCGACGAAGGCGCGGTGATAAAGAACGTGACCATTTCGCGGCGTAATCTCTCGGCTCCCGACTGA
- a CDS encoding TolC family protein has protein sequence MTRLTLMRLGLMAACIPVLLSASASAQQTLTLEKALRIAFENSYQARVAREQLRASEAAAEASRKALYSTVDLNFEAPSYDSRLKQQFNSVTRRDEYFRVENLRWFGGVSINQPLIWTNSTITLSGQMYRLDQKDASAGSFFRNYYGDLVVRLEQPLFVPNSQRIALRRAELEFEEAKSDYRRATLDLLYTVTESFYRGYSSQEQLAIQSDRVQQQEESYTTAMRKYRAGLIAEVDALQFEVDLAAARNDLLTAGNTHSGRMNNFKLLIGLPLADSLRLTLTDTSFVPVQIDPARAIGEAKRTRVDLQRARNNVERSTLSLDEIDGQRGIRGDISVNYGLNDAADKVRSLFLSPTESRGATLRITVPVFDWGKHGRDVEAAEARLRSAQYTAENTELTIEQEITDLVRRIGSAAERVNVLFKSRLVAEKANGINTSRYEVGTIGSLELSQSQTRLLQARLSALEAWIDYNVALADLARRTAFDFSTGSEVEPPR, from the coding sequence ATGACCCGCCTTACTCTCATGCGACTTGGCCTCATGGCCGCCTGCATTCCCGTGCTGCTTTCCGCCTCCGCGTCCGCACAGCAGACACTCACACTCGAGAAAGCGTTGCGCATCGCTTTCGAAAACAGCTACCAGGCCCGTGTGGCGCGCGAACAACTGCGCGCTTCCGAAGCAGCGGCGGAAGCGTCGCGCAAGGCCCTGTACTCGACGGTGGACCTCAACTTCGAGGCGCCGAGTTACGATTCGCGGCTGAAACAGCAATTCAACAGTGTGACCCGCCGCGACGAATATTTTCGTGTGGAGAACCTGCGCTGGTTCGGAGGCGTCTCCATCAACCAGCCGCTGATCTGGACCAACAGCACCATCACGCTCAGCGGGCAAATGTACCGGCTCGATCAGAAGGACGCGTCCGCCGGTTCGTTTTTCCGCAATTACTACGGCGACCTCGTGGTGCGTCTCGAGCAGCCGCTGTTTGTGCCGAACAGTCAGCGCATCGCGTTACGCCGCGCCGAACTCGAGTTCGAGGAGGCGAAATCCGACTACCGCCGCGCCACGCTCGACCTCCTGTACACCGTCACGGAAAGTTTCTACCGCGGTTATTCGAGCCAGGAGCAGCTTGCGATTCAAAGCGACCGCGTGCAGCAGCAGGAGGAATCGTACACCACCGCAATGCGGAAATACCGTGCGGGGCTCATCGCCGAAGTCGACGCCCTGCAGTTTGAGGTGGATCTTGCGGCGGCCCGCAACGATTTGCTTACCGCAGGCAACACACACAGCGGCAGGATGAACAACTTCAAGCTGCTGATCGGACTGCCTCTGGCGGACAGCCTCCGACTTACACTGACCGACACGTCCTTCGTACCCGTCCAGATCGATCCAGCGCGCGCCATCGGTGAGGCCAAACGCACACGTGTGGATCTGCAGCGCGCGCGCAACAACGTCGAACGCAGCACCCTGTCCCTCGACGAGATCGACGGCCAGCGCGGCATCCGTGGCGACATCTCGGTGAATTACGGGCTGAACGACGCGGCCGACAAGGTGCGGTCGCTGTTCCTGTCCCCCACCGAGTCGCGTGGCGCCACACTCCGCATCACGGTACCCGTTTTCGACTGGGGCAAACACGGACGTGATGTCGAAGCCGCGGAGGCGCGGCTGCGCAGCGCGCAATACACGGCCGAGAATACCGAACTCACCATCGAGCAGGAAATCACGGACCTCGTGCGCCGTATAGGTTCAGCCGCCGAGCGTGTGAACGTCCTGTTCAAGTCGCGACTTGTGGCGGAAAAGGCGAACGGCATCAACACCAGCCGCTACGAAGTGGGGACCATCGGCTCGCTCGAACTCTCTCAATCGCAGACGCGTCTGCTTCAGGCCCGGCTCAGCGCCCTCGAGGCGTGGATCGACTACAACGTGGCCCTCGCCGACCTTGCGCGGCGGACGGCGTTCGACTTCAGCACCGGCAGCGAGGTCGAACCTCCGAGGTAA
- a CDS encoding ABC transporter permease has protein sequence MRPTILTRHRESLSIALQSLALHKTRSFLTMLGIIFGVGAVIAMLSIGEGARRETLEQIEVLGVRNIIIRSAAMDEAQQEDEEAASRPMGISLKDARAIEDVCPFVENLSVTWESEIEARTYEGKTDATLVGCTPAYEHIFNVRLSAGSFIAPVHMLSTANVCVIGSEAKQDLFGFRDPMYQLVKLKDRWFTVVGVVEPKRSAKIADVAMPRANNTIFIPLSTAMAKFPREQQAGAQFFMGRGRRFRFSNNESAYLDRNTIDQIAVQVKAETPVEEAARVITRLLRQRHAEQTDFTVTIPDQLIEQSQKTQGIFNIVMGAIAGISLLVGGIGIMNIMLAGVLERTREIGVRRAIGATRSMIVVQFLAEATLLSIVGGIAGIGVGWGLTEAITAYAGWRTIVSLWAVLLAFGVAAATGILFGWYPARRAADKDVIEALRYE, from the coding sequence ATGCGCCCGACCATTCTGACACGTCACCGCGAGTCGCTCAGCATCGCGCTACAGAGTCTCGCGCTGCACAAGACCCGCTCCTTCCTCACCATGCTGGGCATCATCTTCGGCGTGGGAGCGGTGATCGCCATGCTGTCCATCGGTGAAGGTGCGCGGCGCGAGACCCTCGAACAGATCGAGGTGCTCGGCGTGCGGAACATCATCATACGCAGCGCGGCGATGGACGAGGCGCAGCAGGAGGACGAGGAGGCCGCCTCGCGTCCGATGGGCATTTCGTTGAAAGACGCACGCGCCATCGAGGACGTGTGTCCCTTCGTGGAGAATCTGTCCGTAACCTGGGAGAGCGAAATCGAGGCTCGGACATACGAAGGCAAGACCGACGCGACACTTGTCGGATGCACACCGGCCTACGAGCACATCTTTAACGTGCGCCTCTCCGCCGGATCCTTCATCGCACCGGTGCACATGCTCTCCACAGCAAATGTTTGCGTGATCGGGTCTGAGGCAAAGCAGGATCTTTTCGGATTCCGCGATCCGATGTATCAGCTCGTGAAGCTCAAGGACCGCTGGTTTACGGTGGTGGGGGTGGTGGAGCCGAAACGCAGCGCAAAAATTGCGGACGTTGCGATGCCGCGCGCGAACAACACCATCTTCATTCCACTGAGCACGGCCATGGCGAAATTCCCGCGCGAGCAGCAGGCCGGGGCGCAGTTTTTCATGGGACGTGGCCGCCGCTTCCGGTTCTCGAACAATGAAAGCGCGTATCTCGACAGGAATACCATCGACCAAATCGCAGTGCAGGTGAAGGCCGAGACCCCCGTCGAAGAGGCCGCACGGGTTATAACGCGCCTGCTGCGCCAGCGTCACGCGGAACAGACGGATTTTACCGTGACCATACCGGACCAGCTCATCGAGCAGAGCCAGAAAACACAGGGGATTTTCAACATTGTGATGGGCGCCATAGCGGGGATTTCCCTGCTTGTCGGAGGCATCGGCATCATGAACATCATGCTGGCGGGTGTGCTTGAACGCACACGCGAGATCGGTGTGCGGCGGGCCATCGGCGCAACACGTTCGATGATCGTCGTGCAATTTCTCGCGGAGGCCACTCTGCTGTCGATCGTGGGAGGGATAGCAGGCATCGGCGTTGGATGGGGCCTGACCGAAGCGATTACCGCCTATGCCGGCTGGCGCACGATAGTCAGTCTCTGGGCAGTTCTCCTCGCCTTTGGCGTCGCCGCGGCCACGGGTATTCTCTTCGGATGGTACCCGGCGCGCCGTGCGGCCGACAAGGACGTGATCGAGGCGCTCCGGTATGAATAA
- a CDS encoding efflux RND transporter periplasmic adaptor subunit, which produces MKRTRLYQSAAAVALILILWWIFSPSEGPNIPTAPVLSGDFRILVIESGSIRAKKSYTITAPRLMQGGNLQVVFLAPEGTIAQPEQPLVGFDPSTAMKRINDKQTELKTAQADMAKLRAQQAGDEAQAKTDFETAKLNFQLAEIAQKRMQFEPDAKKREADLEFERSRLAFEQARLNLENRSIVRKSELGNLQLRLSQIQSDIAASTKEMEQLTMKAPISGLIVYENNWSTGRKIAVGDQPWPGMPIISLPDLSAAQVEASVNEMEISRVKVGQKVEIVPDAFPDRKFTGTITSVSQIGREKGSGSNVKVFDVVIDIDKTADILKPGITTTNKIIVGTVKKTLSIPIVAVFEKEKKTYVYVKDGAGFDKREVTLGEKNDTYVVVKTGLKAGEEVALRDPDEAEEPAAENDKNSGNDAVRMP; this is translated from the coding sequence ATGAAACGCACACGCCTCTATCAGTCAGCGGCCGCGGTCGCGCTCATCCTCATCCTCTGGTGGATATTCTCGCCGTCCGAAGGACCGAACATTCCGACTGCCCCGGTGTTATCCGGAGATTTCCGAATACTCGTCATCGAGAGCGGTTCCATCCGCGCGAAAAAATCGTATACCATCACGGCGCCGCGACTCATGCAGGGCGGCAATCTGCAGGTCGTATTCCTCGCGCCGGAGGGCACCATTGCGCAGCCGGAGCAGCCGCTGGTAGGTTTCGATCCGAGCACGGCCATGAAACGCATCAACGACAAACAGACCGAGTTGAAAACCGCGCAGGCCGATATGGCAAAGCTTCGGGCCCAGCAAGCCGGTGACGAGGCGCAGGCAAAAACGGATTTTGAAACGGCGAAACTGAACTTTCAACTTGCAGAAATCGCCCAGAAGCGCATGCAGTTCGAGCCCGACGCCAAGAAACGTGAGGCGGATCTGGAATTCGAACGATCACGTCTCGCCTTCGAACAGGCGCGGCTGAATCTGGAGAACAGGTCCATCGTGCGCAAATCGGAACTCGGCAATCTGCAGCTTCGGTTGTCGCAGATACAGTCCGACATAGCGGCTTCAACCAAGGAGATGGAACAGCTCACGATGAAGGCGCCCATCAGCGGCCTTATCGTGTACGAGAACAACTGGAGCACAGGCCGGAAGATCGCGGTGGGCGACCAGCCATGGCCGGGCATGCCCATCATCAGTCTGCCCGACCTTTCGGCAGCGCAGGTTGAAGCGAGTGTGAATGAAATGGAGATCTCCCGCGTCAAGGTGGGACAGAAAGTGGAGATCGTGCCGGACGCTTTTCCCGACCGGAAATTCACCGGAACGATCACCTCGGTGTCGCAGATCGGACGTGAAAAGGGATCCGGATCAAACGTGAAGGTTTTTGACGTGGTAATCGACATCGACAAAACCGCCGACATTTTAAAGCCGGGAATCACCACCACAAACAAGATCATCGTGGGCACAGTGAAAAAGACGCTGTCGATTCCCATCGTGGCCGTGTTCGAGAAGGAGAAGAAGACGTATGTGTATGTGAAGGACGGCGCGGGTTTCGACAAGCGCGAAGTGACACTCGGCGAAAAGAACGACACTTACGTGGTGGTGAAAACGGGACTCAAGGCCGGAGAGGAAGTGGCCCTGCGTGATCCCGATGAAGCCGAGGAGCCCGCCGCCGAGAACGATAAAAACAGCGGCAACGACGCCGTGCGGATGCCGTGA
- the dprA gene encoding DNA-protecting protein DprA → MTEVHDFLRLTMLPKIGPTRGRALAVRFDTWGDLCRASLRDLMQVPGIHLGLARTLLETVRSRQARDQIEAGVLRSITLAAQKNARLITPADAAFPEPLKHLYDAPLFLFMQGEFRQCDGRSAAIVGTRAPTEYGRRVAEQLGREFADAGVTTASGLAIGIDTAAHQATLAQGGRTIAVLGSGLANLYPPSNRLLAERIADNGCLLSEFLMDAAPDAPNFPRRNRIISGVTLATIVVESGAKGGAIITARMAFDQNRDVFAVPGSVYSPASIGTNLLLRRGNARVCTRAQDVFDEVPLLAGRIRKQRIPAIQLTLTEQSIVGALSDSPVHIDDIAIQTGLGPAELLVQMLALEFKGIVRQHPGKHFTRE, encoded by the coding sequence ATGACAGAAGTACACGACTTTCTACGCCTCACGATGCTTCCGAAGATCGGTCCGACACGCGGACGGGCACTCGCAGTACGTTTCGATACGTGGGGTGATCTATGCCGCGCCAGTCTGCGCGATTTGATGCAGGTGCCCGGGATACACCTGGGTCTGGCACGGACGCTGCTCGAAACCGTCCGGTCCCGACAGGCGCGCGATCAGATTGAGGCGGGTGTATTGCGAAGCATTACACTCGCGGCCCAGAAAAACGCCCGTCTGATCACACCAGCGGATGCGGCATTTCCGGAACCGCTGAAGCACCTCTATGACGCTCCCCTTTTCCTGTTCATGCAGGGAGAATTCCGTCAATGTGACGGACGTTCGGCAGCCATTGTCGGCACACGCGCGCCGACGGAATACGGACGCCGCGTCGCGGAACAACTGGGCCGCGAATTTGCCGACGCCGGAGTAACCACTGCCAGCGGATTGGCGATAGGCATCGATACAGCGGCGCATCAGGCGACTCTCGCACAGGGCGGTCGCACAATCGCGGTGCTCGGCAGCGGACTGGCCAACCTCTACCCGCCGTCGAACCGCCTGCTTGCGGAACGTATCGCGGATAATGGATGTCTCCTGTCTGAATTTTTGATGGATGCCGCGCCCGACGCGCCGAATTTCCCGCGACGGAACCGCATCATCAGCGGCGTAACGCTAGCAACCATCGTTGTGGAAAGCGGCGCCAAGGGCGGAGCCATCATCACCGCGCGGATGGCGTTCGATCAGAATCGCGATGTGTTCGCCGTCCCGGGAAGCGTGTACAGTCCGGCGTCGATCGGAACCAACCTGCTTCTGCGTCGCGGAAACGCGCGTGTATGCACGCGCGCGCAGGATGTCTTTGACGAGGTGCCCCTGCTCGCGGGAAGAATCCGGAAGCAACGAATCCCCGCAATTCAGCTCACACTCACCGAGCAATCCATCGTGGGAGCACTGTCGGACAGTCCGGTACACATCGACGATATCGCCATTCAAACAGGGCTCGGCCCCGCGGAACTTCTGGTGCAGATGTTGGCACTCGAATTCAAAGGCATCGTCCGTCAGCACCCGGGAAAACACTTCACACGGGAATGA
- a CDS encoding DUF3109 family protein, giving the protein MQKNSINSIESRILQTRFACDLSACKGACCTFPGGYGAPILEEEVPRLHEALAVVRSVLPETHVAVIDRDGLVERHGKTLHIRCVDRRACVFVVYEGDIAVCSIQRAYERGAFGWMKPISCHLFPIRVSRAQDTVTALRFEEFSECTPALANGEKSDTRLADFLAPALARAFGQPFSDALREEAARTSLPR; this is encoded by the coding sequence ATGCAAAAAAACAGCATAAATAGCATCGAATCACGCATTTTACAGACGCGCTTCGCCTGTGATCTGAGCGCATGCAAGGGGGCCTGCTGTACGTTCCCCGGCGGCTACGGTGCACCCATTCTGGAGGAAGAGGTGCCGCGGCTTCATGAGGCGCTTGCCGTGGTGCGGAGCGTGTTGCCGGAAACGCATGTTGCGGTGATCGATCGCGACGGACTTGTGGAGCGGCACGGGAAGACGCTGCATATCCGCTGCGTGGACCGCCGCGCCTGCGTGTTTGTGGTGTATGAGGGCGACATCGCGGTCTGCAGCATACAGCGCGCCTATGAACGTGGCGCCTTCGGCTGGATGAAACCCATATCCTGCCATCTCTTTCCGATCCGCGTCAGCCGTGCGCAGGATACTGTCACGGCTTTGCGCTTCGAGGAGTTTTCAGAATGTACTCCGGCGCTCGCCAATGGGGAGAAGAGTGATACACGACTTGCCGATTTCCTCGCTCCCGCGCTTGCCCGCGCTTTCGGGCAGCCATTTTCCGATGCGTTGCGCGAAGAAGCTGCGCGCACATCACTGCCTCGCTAG
- the rpoN gene encoding RNA polymerase factor sigma-54: MLHLTQTQRLQQKLTPAQVQYLKILQLPVLALEQRIKDELELNPLLEEGMDQEEVQDDSMDMELEDVKLDTDIAAEAPVTAEAAAEKQTEASEIEKIENFDERDEFASKDDEYSWEEFLDDNEGPTTRNWYDEEDDREIPTPASVSMIEQLTDQVHMLDLDARLTHLAEEILGNIDEDGYLHRDLEDLVLDVNHEHALAITREEAEFVLGKIQRLDPAGIGARNLRECLLVQAEVSTEHSTARIYAQLILRDCYDHLVKKHFEKIKQELHIDDKLLRKAFDFITHLNPKPGEGNITTTLNYVIPDFFIVREKDDFVITLNDRGVPPLRVSRAYREMLSNRRSGINPEARQFLRQKMESAKWFIQSINQRRQTMLGVMQTIVEKQRDWFEQGPGFLKPLIYRDIADVIGMDISTISRVVNGKYAQTEWGVFELRRFFSEGIPTATGGEVSNTEVKSIIRDIIAAEEEKKPLSDEAIMQILRERGFDIARRTVAKYREALGIPVSRLRVKL; the protein is encoded by the coding sequence ATGCTCCATCTCACACAAACCCAGCGCCTCCAGCAGAAACTGACACCCGCACAGGTGCAGTATCTGAAAATCCTCCAATTGCCCGTCCTCGCGCTCGAACAGCGCATCAAGGACGAACTCGAATTGAATCCGCTACTCGAAGAGGGAATGGATCAGGAGGAAGTCCAGGACGATTCCATGGACATGGAACTCGAGGATGTGAAACTGGACACGGACATCGCCGCCGAAGCACCCGTGACGGCGGAAGCCGCCGCCGAAAAACAGACGGAAGCATCCGAAATTGAGAAGATCGAAAACTTCGACGAGCGTGACGAGTTTGCGTCGAAGGATGACGAATATTCGTGGGAGGAATTTCTCGACGATAACGAAGGACCGACAACGAGGAACTGGTACGACGAGGAGGACGATCGCGAGATACCGACACCCGCCTCGGTGAGCATGATCGAACAGCTCACCGACCAGGTGCACATGCTGGACCTCGACGCGCGCCTGACCCATCTTGCGGAGGAAATTCTCGGGAACATCGATGAAGACGGCTACTTGCACCGGGATCTTGAAGATCTGGTGCTGGACGTGAATCACGAACACGCGCTTGCCATCACGCGGGAGGAAGCCGAGTTTGTGCTCGGCAAAATCCAGCGCCTGGATCCCGCCGGTATTGGAGCGCGGAATCTTCGGGAATGCCTGCTCGTGCAGGCCGAGGTGTCGACCGAGCACAGCACGGCGCGCATCTACGCACAGCTCATCCTGCGCGATTGCTACGATCATCTCGTCAAGAAACACTTCGAGAAGATCAAGCAGGAACTGCATATCGACGACAAGCTCCTCCGCAAGGCCTTCGATTTTATCACACATCTCAATCCGAAGCCCGGCGAAGGCAACATCACCACGACGCTGAATTACGTCATTCCCGATTTTTTCATCGTGCGCGAGAAGGACGATTTTGTCATCACACTCAACGACCGTGGCGTGCCTCCGCTGCGTGTGAGCCGCGCGTATCGCGAAATGCTCTCGAACCGCCGCAGCGGCATCAATCCCGAGGCGCGGCAGTTTCTGCGCCAGAAGATGGAGTCCGCGAAGTGGTTCATACAGTCCATCAATCAAAGGCGGCAGACCATGCTCGGCGTGATGCAGACCATCGTCGAGAAGCAGCGCGACTGGTTCGAGCAGGGTCCGGGCTTCCTGAAGCCCCTGATCTACCGCGACATTGCCGACGTGATCGGCATGGACATCTCAACAATTTCCCGCGTGGTGAACGGCAAATACGCGCAGACGGAATGGGGTGTCTTCGAACTGCGCCGTTTCTTCAGCGAGGGAATTCCGACGGCCACGGGCGGAGAAGTCTCGAACACCGAGGTGAAGAGCATCATCCGTGACATCATCGCGGCGGAAGAGGAAAAGAAACCCCTCAGCGACGAGGCCATAATGCAAATCCTTCGTGAACGCGGCTTCGACATCGCCCGTCGCACGGTGGCAAAGTACCGCGAGGCGCTGGGCATCCCCGTGTCGCGCCTCCGCGTGAAATTGTAA